In Euphorbia lathyris chromosome 2, ddEupLath1.1, whole genome shotgun sequence, the sequence CTTTCTTATGCCCAGCTGAAGCTGAAGGAGCAAGTAAAGAGTCAGAATCAGgagaagaataagaaggaaaTTGTCCATAACAACATGGATCAAAGCAGAAACGATAGCAGATATCTCTTTTTTCCTATTCAACCAAGAAAGAGCAGTTAACAATGCCTTCTCATAAAGGCATTCATCAACATCATAATTCCCTTTCTCTTCCAAATTCGCCACTTTTAGATTAAAGGATATGCAGCCCTAGCTTGGTAGAACAAATATGAAATGTGTTTATGTAACCCTTAAAAGAATGAATATATTAACATTCACCACATACGCACATTGCAACAGGGCTACAAAGCTGcaaaattgaaagaacactcAGAAAGTTCATGAAGGTTCCTCCTTCAgaataacaaaaacaaaagctaCAACAATAGAAAAACAACTGAATAGTTCTCATAACGGCTTTGCTAATGTTAGAGACATAAGAATAATCCTCGTGTAAATTTTTTAACACATATGTAATATTTTCTAAACTTTAGAGGAGCAATATCAGCATGTCAAACAAAGAATAGGATAATGCTTCTCTAGAAGAAGTACAATCAACATTCCCAAAAAGCATTTAACACATCCAATATATCTTAACTAAGTTTGTGAAATGGCAAAGTTTTCCTTTTTAAAATTGCAAGTTAttgtataaattaaaaagaaatttaaGGATATTCTAATAGACAATAAAACACTATATagcattatcaaaatttatcaAGCGACCTTcacaatatattatttaattttatgtaatgaaatgtgttactgtaaaattactatttttcaagatttaatttttggatatattttattttacaataaTCTAAGACATATTGCTagattttttaatgaaaaacaGAGAACATAATTTAGATCAGATTGGATAATTTTTTAATGATCAAAACTTGGAATGTAGAGTTTATGGAAgctaagttagaaaagttatataataacttgtattcTGTGTAGTTAATGCAGTAAAAATCCAATTTGAATCAATTCAGTTTGTCTAAAATCTTGTAATAGATAAGCTAATAGTTTATGAGATATTAGTAGTTTCATTAGTTATTAGATCCAATAACAGTTTAAAGGCATTCAAATTAAAAGAATGTCAAACCAACATACGAAAATCATATTTTTCCTAGTATGAATGGCTAGAAGGTTCTAAAACTGATGTTCTATAAAAACACAGGGGCTTCCAAAAAGGGTGAGgaacacaaaaaaaataatgtttaaaataGAGTCAACATATATATTCACACATAATTACAAAGTCTAATATAAGCATAACAAACAATTGAATGaaactttagttatattttgAGAACCTGGATTTAAATCTCCAAGGAATAACAGATTGTTGTGGATGatttatttcaaattaaaaaaattaagctCTTAACAAATTATGGAAGAAATTATAAACCACATAGGAAATTGCAAACTATAATAGATTGCAATTTGTTTGGTTTCCTTGAATTACATATCAATTGTAAAGCTTAAAGAATAAAACTAATACCTGCATAAACCTCGCCAATTGAAGAACCCAAAGTCTCAAAGCGGACTGAAGGAAGAACCTGAGAGAAAAACAATCTTCAATTAAATGTGGCTCTTACTATTATAGtagataaagataatattaCTATTACCATGTTAATGTTGGGATTACTAATCCTAATCACAGGTGAACCTGTAAAGAACTGAAATTGAAAAACCAAAGAACAATGATAAAGAGAGAAAATAGAAAGAATTACAGCTAAAGCCCAGAAAATTCACGACCTTTTAACAATTTGAAATAGATCTATATAAATAAGGGGCAAAAAGAGTTAAGACACGATTGATGTCTAACCTTTGAAATGAAATTTGCACTCTGTGGATCTACAGAAAGGAAGGTTGGCACCCTCCACCCAGGTTTCTCTGTCGATAGTTTATTTCAaggacaaaagaaaaaaaaacaaaattacagATCAAACTATACCAAAAACTATGAAGCAAAAGGCGAGAAGGGATTATGAATGCCATGAACAGGGATTATGAATGCCATGAACAGAAACAGATCAGTAAGAACCACAAAAGCTGGAGATAAAATCGTATGGGAAAAAATAAGAACAGAGGAAGAAGCAATGGCCACATGAAGAAGCATCAACGAATGGCATTTTTCTCCAGCCTTAAATCCATGAACAAAAACAGATCCGTAAGACCCGAAAAGCAAGAGAAGAAACTGGATCGGGAAAATTACCAATAGACTGACATGATATTATGCATCAACGGTGAATTACTCGAGGCCTTCACTGTATTAAACGTGTAGCAGCTGGGAAGTGAGAAAGAGAACTCGGAATCGCCAATGATAGGCAGGCGGCAAGCTGGTAACAGGAAATGGATGATGAAAAAAATgggaaaacaaatgaaaaaaaaggtAGAGAATAAGGAAAGGATGAGGGAGAGCATCAATAAAAGAGAATGGAAGAGAGAAGGGTGGAGAAATCCCTAGAAGTTGGCGCTGAAACAACACCGAGGAAGAGAGAAAGGGAGACCGAtcgaagagagagagagacaggGAAGAAGAGAGAAAGCACATGGCTCAGAAATCGAAGCTTGTTATTAAGAACGGCGCCGTTTTAGTATACCAGGGTTGGAAATTGTTGGTGAATGCCAACGGTAACACAGTCAAGCCGAAATTTAAGGGTAACATtggaaaaaattagaaaaaatttctaattttactGTTCCCAACTCTTCacttttatatatgtatatataattgttttgataggagagagaggggagagagacttagagagagagaggagagagagaagatttagagagagaaagggaaagagagatggagaaaaatcggaggaaggaagaagataATGGCATTTTAGTAATTGTATAAGGGTAAAtggtatttttataatttcataaggAGTGGGCCCCACTTTTATAATGGATAGGATGAAATGATGATGTGGCACGTTGACTTTTGGTTGACCAGTCACAATTActggctgtacactttagtgggaggtcatctgaagtttgtacactttaatgtgcaaaattaaaagttgtacaccaaagtatgAAAACAGGTAaagattgtacaccacgtatgtaatttacctaaataaaaaatgaagaaggTGGACCTATACCATATAATTTGGTGTGCCTTAGCCAATATAAATAAGACGAATTGTTAAATAAGGCTTAAgaattaaatagaaaataaatttaaactttttttgatGTCTCTCCACCTTCATTCCAAAGATAAATCTGGCATTTTCGTTCTTCTCTTCCATCCACCACATCACCTTTGATCGTTATAatatactaataataatatttctttaatatcaaATCATGATACTttgaattaataaatttaatataagaaattaaaatttattaaaattcaataaatataaaaattgaaaaagagaTATACttttaaaactaaataattattatttttattaatattactaacacataaatataataaaatatgtattttttttatatgtattttataattcaacttaagttatataatttattagatatttaaattttattagtaCATATTTAAcgtttaaatattaattaaaatttattgatattaaaataaaattattgtttttattatatttacctaaatataaaataaaaatagaaaaatttatattaaatacTCAATacatttcatattacatgtctttctagagattttGCTTGTTTCATAATACATGTCATTTTGATATCATAAATAAACCTTAAGTCACTTTCTTTCTGCTATAAAACGTGGGTTTATGAAGAATAATTAGAATAATAGATTTATtatacaataaataaataaatagtggaatcaataaataaagggtaacaaagtcttttTTCTAATATTGTTAATTTCTATGCAACATGTAATTTGAAACGGAGtggtaatattttaatttattacataACTATAGTGGTAAGCATTAGTATTTCCACTAAAAAGTCCAACGTtcaaatctaaaactaaaacGGAACCATTTTGATTTGTGGAGAAAAAAAAAGGGTTGCCCAACTTTTATGGGCTGGTTGAAATTTGCACTCGGACGGAACATTCTTATATCATGGTTCAAGGCTTGTTGGTTTCGAACTAAAGTAGAATTTTCTAGACCTTGCAATTATCatgtttcgtgtcaaaatcgtgttatctcatatttatgttccatatggttttatatgttataaatgctagaaaaatgattttcatgTCAATCGTGTCATGTCAGTCGGGTTGGCTCTGTAATCGTGTTTTCGTGTtagaaattgccacctctagAATTTTCCATACAATTAGCGGGATTAAGAGAAAAGAATGAATTACAAGAACAATAGATTGCTTCTTTGACAATCAAAGAgactttctttatgaaaagaTATACTAGAaaagtaattatattttattattcatTGCTGATGGAGAACCCAATTTAGCCACTTCATATAACATAATCTTTCACTAAACTGAAGCTAATTAGTtaggaaatggaagaagaagaaggagagttATTTGAAAGTGCAATGAAAGGAAATTGGGATAAAGTAGCACAAATTTATGAGAAGAACTCAAATCTTCAACAAGCTAAACTTACACAAACACAAGATACTGCACTTCATCTTGCTGTTTCTGATGCCCAAACTCAGGTTGTCTTAAAACTTGTCAAAATAATCGGACCAAACGCATCCAAAATCCTAAATATCAAGAATGAGAAAGGGAACACACCACTCCATCTAGCAGCAGCAATTGGGGATGTTCAAATGTGTCATTGCCTTGCAAAACAGGATCCTGATCTCATTAAAGCTCGAAATTCGGAGAACGAAACTCCTCTTTTCATGGCTGCTCTTCATGGTAAGAAACAGGCTTTCCTCCGCCTCCATTTTCTTCACAGAGAAGTAGACTATGTCTTGTGCAGAAAAAGAAATGGTGATACCATACTTCACTGTGCGATCCAGGCTGAACACTTCGGTAAGTATTAGTCATTCCTTTCTCTCTGCAACATAAGATACAGTAGAGTCTTATCATTTCATTGTCTGTTATATGACAGATTTGGCATGCCACATTATACATTATTATCCGAATTTGGTGAGTTATGTGAATGAAACTGGTCAGTCAGCTCTCCATGTTCTAGCAAGCAAATCAAATGCATTCAAAAGTGGCAGTCGCCTTCGACCATTCGATCGTTTAATCTACCGCTGTGAGgatttttctgttttattcACTGTCTTTCTTTGAGGTTGTATCTTCTTGTCAGTCAGCATATATTACTGTTGCTGTTCTGCTTTACAGACATGATAGTTGACAAGCTTCAGGAAGAAATATTCAACCCTGAGGAATACTCAGATGATTCGGTAAACGAAACAAGGCCTAATTATCCGGAAAATTATACGACTTGCTTCAACTTTTTCCATGTCATTTGGAGTTTCTTTCGAGTAATAAGTGGGTTAATCTGACACATTACATGTATTCTTTCTTTTTAACATTCATAGATACAACTGTTATTGAGATAAGTTACCAATTTCTTTCTGCGTTCTGCCAGCTTCACGGATAAAGAATAAAAGTATCACTGAGGCCGTAAATGATGAAGAAAATACACAGCAAGAGAGTAGCATGTCTATTGGTAGGCTGTGATCTTTCAGTTATATTCTGCTAAGAAATAGAACTCTTCTAAGATGCTAGATTGTTAAGTTAAGAGTCATTTTCAGTTCTCAAATGTTCTCTGGTCGTTTCGCAGGTACAAACCGACCAAAGAAAGAAAAGCCTTTCTTTCCTCCAACTTCTGCAACATTTCTTCAGTTCCTGAGGTTTATGATTGATGCAATGTTGATTATTCTTGGATTTGGTATGTGTACAGCCTTTTCTTCTAACATGTCAAATGAGAGGAAATTCGGATATAACTTTGCCTCTTGGTTGCACCTTTATAGGCATCTCGAAGATAAAGAAAatcagagaaaagaaagagcgACACATGTGGGCTGATCAACTATTGAATCAACTCGTTGGAAGAGCCTCGTGGCGCAGATACAAAAATAGCGGTCAGGATCCTAGAGTTGCAGAAACATCATATATTCCTGTATCTCATACTATGAACACAAATGTTGAGATTGAAAACGGACACAAAGATCAAAAGGCGACAAGTGATCAACATGGTCAAGGTAGGCCAAGAAGGTTTTTCTGAATAGGTGAACAAGTTTTTGGATATGCAGTGATGTTCCTTTTCTATTTTACATGTCCAGTCCAAAATGGAAAGAACATAGCTCAAAGGTTTAAAAGAAGGGAGAGACCTTTCCTGATAGCAGCAAAGAAGGGAGTAACTGAAATTGTTGAAAAGATCATGGACACGTTTCCTGTGGCGGTGCAGGACCTTGATGCTGATAATAAGAATGTTGTTCTCCTAGCCGTAGAGCACAGACAAACACATATCTATCAACTGTTACTGAAGAAAACAATACTTAAACAAAGTGTTTTTCGTCAAGTAGACAAAGATGGAAACAGTGCGTGGCATCTTGCTGCAAAATTCGGAGAGCATAAACCTTGGCTAATACCAGGAGCTGCTCTGCAGCTGCAATGGGAAATCAAGTGGTACCAGTTTGTTAAGAGTACTATGCCACCGAATTTCTTTGTTAAACACAATAACAATGGAAAGACACCGAAAGATATATTCACCGAATCGCATAAAGATCTTGTAAAGGAAGGCAGTGCTTGGCTAACAAAAACATCTGAATCATGTTCTCTTGTTGCCACGCTTATTGCCACAGTTGCTTTTACTACTTCAGCAACTGTTCCGGGAGGTCTTAATCAAGAGACTGGACAGCCAATTCTCGGAAATGAAACTCCATTCAAAGTATCTTCCATTGCATCTCTTGTAGCACTTTGTTCTTCTGTTACTGCACTGATCAGTTTCCTTACGATTATCACCTCTCGCTTCCAAGAAAGGGATTTCGCAATGAATCTACCTAGGAAGCTTTTTCTTGGTTTGATATTACTCTTCACATCCATAGCTTCTATGCTTGTCTCATTCTGTGCAGGCCACGTTTTCGTTCTTAAAGTGAGATCTGTAACATATCCATTATATGCTGCAACATTCCTGCCGGTCACAATTTTCGTGCTCGCCCAGTTGTCCCTATACTTCGATCTTGCTCAAGCTATCTTCAAAAATGAACCTCAGCGTAGGTATAAACACAAAGTATCACGTAGTCGCCATATCTAATAGTCAATGTTCATTTTGTGTTCACTATCAGTTTCTATTTTGTATTCTAGAGCAAAGAAGTTGCAAAGAATAATGATGTTTGTAATGTTCTTGTTGACTGTTGAGGAATGGTTTTATATAATATAGAAAATATTTCTACCAGTACGATTTCGAACAAGTGCAAATCTCATAGCTCACTGTGCTATCATATATTTCCTTGCCATTGAATTACTAATCTCTTGCAAatgtaaaagaaaaattatagataaattaacTAAAAGGGAAGGagtaaaattaaaaaaggaaacaaattaaagaagataataaaaaagcatacacaaaaagaaaaagcttaatacatcaggCAGGCGACTTCTATACTTGGCCAAGTAATTCAACCGGGCTTCTGAACTTTGGAGATGTTTTATTAGCACCTAAATGCTTAAAGCGGCCTATTGAtccttgaacttgcttaaagtgacttATTGCGtcctaaacttacttaaagtgacctactgcccctaaacttgcttaaagtttTGCGCACCTTAACTTGCCAAATCATCCGCTTACTCTGCCATTGTAGGACATAGAGGGTTAATCATGTTACATTAAGCAAGTTCAGTGAGCTAATGAGACATCTCAAAAATTCAGGGGACCAATTGGATTGTTTGGCTAAGAACAGGGTGACCATAATCGAAGTTTTGCATAAGTGGATATTCCTTGATTGAACTGAAAGCTAACATATGCGCTAACAGCTGAATTCAACCTTTCTATAATAGGAGCATGAAGAAGTTGCAAGTATCATTCAAAAGGCAAAAATCTAAGAAAAGAAACATTAAACTATGGTAGATTTATACCTTACCTATGTTGAATAACAAAGGGCGGTAAGAAAAGAAAGAATTCAAGATGGTTACTTGAAGCACATTTAATATCTTTGTTAAAATAGTTTatgataatatataaaaatgccTGCAATCTAAGATGTTGTTTTTGAATGAGAAAGGCTTTTCTGTTAATAAGAATCTGACAAACCAAACCTTTGCTTGATTAAACAAATAAGCATCTACATACTTGTGTTAATGTGTGTAAATCTGCGCTTTCCATTGACAAGGAGACAAAATCTTTTGAAATGGAAGCCAATGGATTATTTGAAAGTGCAACGAAAGGCAAGTGGGATGAAGTTGTCAAAGCCTACGAGAAGAATCCTAGTATCCGAGATATCAGGATAACAAGATCAGAAGACACTGTTCTGCACATAGCAGTATTGAATGGCCGAACAGAGGTTGTGTTGCAGCTAGTTGAAATACTTGGCGAAAATGCATCGAGTATTCTACACATAAAGAATGAAAGAGGCAACACACCACTCCATCTAGCAGCAGCACTAGGTAATGTGAAAATGTGTCATTGCCTGGCTACTAAAGATGGAAGCCTAATTCGAGCTCGAAATTCCGAGAATGAAACCCCTCTTTTCCTGTCAGCTCTTCATGGCAAGAAAAAGGCTTTTCTTTGCCTGCATTTCCTTTACAAACAAGCATATACAGAAGTTGATTATTCATTGTGCAGAAAAAGTAATGGGGATACCATTCTTCACTCTGCAATATCCGGAGAATATTTTAGTAAGTTCTATCTACATTCTGTTCTTTGCTGTTATATATTATATGATCAATAAACCATTCAATTTCTATTGATAGGTTTGGCATTTCAGATAATACATGATTATCCAAGTCTTATAAATTCTGTTAATGAAGTTGGTCAGTCTCCTCTACATATCTTAGCTAGTAAGCCTAATGCATTCAAAAGCGGTGCTTATTTTCCACCAGTCGATCGTCTCATCTACAGCTGTAAGAAGTTCTGCTTCAGCCATCATTTCTCAAACTTAgtacattattttttattattattactgtTCTATTTCATTTTCAGGTATAATTGTTCGTGAGCTTCAGGAGGAAACAATCGATATTGGATCATGTCTAAATGATTCAGAAGTCAATACAGGTCCCAAGTATCCGCGAAGTTATAAAACTTGCATGAACTTCATCTACGCATTCAAGAATTGTTTTCGAGTAATAAGTGAGTTAATCTGACACATTATACCTCTACATACAGAGATAAACAGTACAATATCAAGTAGTAAATGAGAGATTTCAACTGGGTTATCTTTTCCAGCTAGAACAGACGAAAACAGTATAGGTCATCAAGTAAGACATTTCCTTCTtcagagaaagaagaaaaatgaaaatggcAAGCTGAAGGATGAAGAGAAAGCACAAGAAAACATCAATTGTAAGCAATAATAGCTAGGATCAATTGCCATGATAATTTTCTGTTTTATACAAGAGATATATGAGATGCAAATTGACTACAAAAATTTATCTTCTCTGATACTACTACATC encodes:
- the LOC136220923 gene encoding uncharacterized protein, encoding MKGNWDKVAQIYEKNSNLQQAKLTQTQDTALHLAVSDAQTQVVLKLVKIIGPNASKILNIKNEKGNTPLHLAAAIGDVQMCHCLAKQDPDLIKARNSENETPLFMAALHGKKQAFLRLHFLHREVDYVLCRKRNGDTILHCAIQAEHFDLACHIIHYYPNLVSYVNETGQSALHVLASKSNAFKSGSRLRPFDRLIYRYMIVDKLQEEIFNPEEYSDDSVNETRPNYPENYTTCFNFFHVIWSFFRVITSRIKNKSITEAVNDEENTQQESSMSIGTNRPKKEKPFFPPTSATFLQFLRFMIDAMLIILGFGISKIKKIREKKERHMWADQLLNQLVGRASWRRYKNSGQDPRVAETSYIPVSHTMNTNVEIENGHKDQKATSDQHGQVQNGKNIAQRFKRRERPFLIAAKKGVTEIVEKIMDTFPVAVQDLDADNKNVVLLAVEHRQTHIYQLLLKKTILKQSVFRQVDKDGNSAWHLAAKFGEHKPWLIPGAALQLQWEIKWYQFVKSTMPPNFFVKHNNNGKTPKDIFTESHKDLVKEGSAWLTKTSESCSLVATLIATVAFTTSATVPGGLNQETGQPILGNETPFKVSSIASLVALCSSVTALISFLTIITSRFQERDFAMNLPRKLFLGLILLFTSIASMLVSFCAGHVFVLKVRSVTYPLYAATFLPVTIFVLAQLSLYFDLAQAIFKNEPQRRYKHKVSRSRHI